One window of uncultured Trichococcus sp. genomic DNA carries:
- a CDS encoding sulfite exporter TauE/SafE family protein, whose translation MKNTKFLRMSSATILVLFVCPQAKVVEKMMYVIVCLVALGASFLTLFSGFGLSTLLMPAFALFFPLEAAIAMTAVVHLANNVFKLALVGRKADKQVLLKFALPGIVAAFAGAWLLTYFSELPPIASYAIGQRGFQISVIKVVIGVLMIGFALIELHPRFEKLSFAEKWLPLGGAVSGFFGGLSGHQGALRSAFLSKAGLEKEAFIATGVAAAFLIDLTRLSVYANHLGTIGTDADWVLVAAAIVSAFAGAFVGSRLLKKVTLRVVQIIVGVMLALVGILLAVGLI comes from the coding sequence GTGAAGAATACCAAATTCCTGCGGATGTCTTCCGCAACTATCCTGGTCCTTTTCGTATGTCCTCAAGCAAAGGTTGTGGAAAAAATGATGTATGTGATCGTCTGCCTTGTTGCCCTCGGCGCATCTTTTTTGACGCTTTTCTCCGGATTCGGGCTGAGCACGCTGCTGATGCCGGCATTCGCGCTCTTTTTCCCTTTGGAAGCGGCTATAGCCATGACGGCGGTCGTCCATCTGGCGAACAATGTCTTTAAGCTGGCACTGGTGGGACGGAAAGCCGATAAGCAGGTACTGCTGAAATTCGCCCTGCCCGGCATCGTTGCGGCTTTCGCGGGCGCGTGGCTGCTGACCTATTTTTCGGAATTGCCGCCGATCGCAAGCTACGCCATCGGCCAGAGGGGATTCCAGATTTCGGTGATCAAGGTCGTCATCGGGGTCCTGATGATTGGTTTCGCCCTGATCGAGTTGCATCCGCGCTTCGAAAAGCTGTCGTTCGCTGAAAAATGGTTGCCGTTGGGCGGAGCCGTCAGCGGCTTCTTCGGCGGCCTGTCCGGGCATCAAGGTGCCCTCCGCTCCGCCTTTCTCAGTAAAGCGGGCCTCGAGAAGGAAGCCTTCATCGCGACCGGCGTTGCCGCAGCCTTCTTGATTGATCTTACCCGGCTTTCCGTTTATGCGAACCATCTGGGCACCATCGGCACGGATGCCGACTGGGTGTTGGTTGCAGCTGCGATTGTTTCCGCTTTTGCGGGCGCCTTCGTCGGCTCGCGGCTTCTGAAAAAAGTTACCTTGCGGGTGGTGCAGATCA